From a region of the Pectobacterium aquaticum genome:
- a CDS encoding UxaA family hydrolase, whose protein sequence is MQSIIKIHSLDNVAVALRDVEQGETVSVDSHTVTLQQPVVRGHKFALETIAPGEMITKYGLPIGHALVSIAPGEHIHSQNAKTNLSDLDEYQYQPEFLELPPQMGDRDVQLYRRKNGDVGIRNELWILPTVGCVNGIARQIQQRFLKETNDAEGIDGVYLFSHTFGCSQLGQDHENTRTMLQNMVRHPNAGAVLVIGLGCENNQVDAFRTTLGDFDSDRVTFMVCQQQDDEVEAGLERLHTLYEAMRHDKREPGKLSELKFGLECGGSDGLSGITANPLLGRFSDYLIANGGTTVLTEVPEMFGAERILMSRCRDEATFEKTVHMVNDFKQYFIAHNQPIYENPSPGNKAGGITTLEEKSLGCTQKAGQSKVVDVLKYGERLHTPGLNLLSAPGNDAVATSALAGAGCHMVLFSTGRGTPYGGFVPTVKLATNSELAKKKPHWIDFDAGRLIHDMPMDELLSQFVELIVEIADGKPTKNEVNDFRELAIFKSGVTL, encoded by the coding sequence ATGCAAAGTATTATAAAAATTCATTCTCTGGACAATGTGGCTGTCGCCCTGCGTGATGTCGAGCAAGGCGAAACGGTGTCGGTGGATAGCCATACGGTGACACTTCAGCAACCTGTCGTGCGCGGACATAAGTTCGCGCTGGAAACCATCGCACCGGGAGAAATGATTACCAAGTATGGCCTGCCGATTGGCCATGCGTTGGTGTCTATTGCTCCCGGAGAACACATCCATTCTCAGAATGCGAAAACCAATCTGAGCGATCTGGATGAATATCAGTATCAGCCTGAGTTCCTCGAACTGCCGCCACAGATGGGCGATCGGGACGTGCAGCTCTATCGTCGCAAAAATGGTGATGTGGGTATCCGTAATGAGCTGTGGATCCTGCCAACCGTTGGCTGCGTGAACGGGATTGCGCGTCAGATTCAGCAGCGTTTCCTGAAAGAAACCAACGATGCGGAAGGGATCGACGGCGTTTACCTGTTCAGCCATACCTTTGGCTGCTCACAGCTCGGTCAGGATCACGAAAACACCCGTACGATGCTGCAAAACATGGTGCGTCACCCGAATGCGGGGGCAGTACTGGTGATCGGTCTGGGCTGTGAGAACAATCAGGTTGACGCCTTCCGTACGACGCTGGGCGATTTTGATTCCGATCGCGTGACGTTCATGGTGTGTCAGCAGCAGGACGATGAAGTTGAAGCCGGTCTGGAACGGCTGCATACGCTGTATGAGGCGATGCGCCATGACAAACGCGAACCGGGTAAGCTGAGCGAGTTGAAGTTTGGTCTGGAATGCGGCGGCTCCGATGGGCTGTCGGGGATTACTGCCAACCCGCTGTTAGGGCGTTTCTCTGACTATCTGATCGCCAACGGCGGCACTACTGTGCTGACCGAGGTGCCAGAGATGTTCGGTGCGGAACGTATTTTGATGAGCCGCTGCCGTGATGAAGCCACGTTTGAGAAAACCGTGCACATGGTGAATGACTTCAAACAGTACTTCATCGCGCACAACCAGCCGATTTACGAGAACCCCTCGCCGGGTAACAAAGCGGGGGGGATCACCACGCTGGAAGAGAAATCTCTGGGCTGTACGCAAAAAGCCGGACAGAGCAAAGTGGTGGACGTACTGAAATATGGTGAGCGCTTACATACCCCAGGGCTCAACTTGCTCAGTGCACCGGGGAATGATGCCGTTGCCACCAGCGCGCTGGCGGGTGCTGGTTGCCATATGGTGCTGTTCAGTACTGGGCGTGGTACGCCTTACGGTGGATTCGTGCCTACCGTAAAACTGGCGACCAACAGCGAGCTGGCGAAGAAGAAACCGCACTGGATTGATTTCGATGCGGGGCGTCTGATCCACGACATGCCGATGGATGAGCTGCTGAGCCAGTTTGTCGAGCTGATTGTCGAGATTGCTGACGGCAAGCCGACGAAGAATGAAGTGAACGACTTCCGCGAATTAGCCATATTTAAGAGCGGTGTGACGTTGTAA
- a CDS encoding YgjV family protein: protein MTQYWIAQSVGVLAFLVGITMFFNRNDQKFKIQLSAYSAVIGLHFFLMGANAAGASALLNSARTLISLKTHNILVMFVFISLTLLFGLSGMNHAMELLPIAGTVASTWALFRTSGLTTRCVMWCSTACWVAHNIWLGSIGGSLIEGSFLLMNGFNIIRFWRMQQRGIDPFSVENKA, encoded by the coding sequence ATGACACAGTATTGGATTGCCCAGTCTGTTGGTGTACTGGCATTTCTGGTCGGTATCACCATGTTTTTCAACCGTAACGATCAAAAATTCAAAATACAGCTCTCGGCATACAGCGCCGTCATTGGCCTGCATTTCTTCCTGATGGGGGCAAATGCGGCGGGTGCCAGTGCATTGTTGAACTCGGCACGTACGCTAATCTCACTGAAAACGCACAACATCCTCGTGATGTTTGTCTTTATCTCACTGACGCTGCTCTTTGGTTTGTCGGGCATGAACCATGCGATGGAACTGCTGCCGATAGCGGGCACGGTCGCCAGTACCTGGGCGCTGTTCCGTACGTCTGGGTTGACGACGCGCTGCGTGATGTGGTGCTCAACCGCCTGCTGGGTTGCGCATAATATCTGGCTGGGCTCGATTGGCGGCTCGTTGATCGAAGGCAGTTTCCTGCTGATGAACGGCTTCAACATTATCCGCTTCTGGCGCATGCAGCAGCGCGGCATCGATCCTTTCAGCGTAGAGAATAAAGCGTAA
- the sstT gene encoding serine/threonine transporter SstT — MATQHSRFLQYITHGSLVKQILLGLAAGIILASLSTQAALAAGLLGTLFVGALKAVAPILVLMLVMASIANHQQGQKTNIRPILYLYLIGTFSAAFIAVVLSITFPSTLALSAQATDITPPSGIVEVLKGLLMSVVANPIHALLNANYIGILVWAVGLGLAFRHGSASTKNLISDASHAVTAIVRVVIRFAPLGIFGLVASTLAETGFGALWGYAHLLMVLIGGMLLVALVINPLIVYWKIRSNPYPLVLRCLRESGVTAFFTRSSAANIPVNMELCRKLNLNEDSYSVAIPLGATINMAGAAITVTVLTLAAVHTLGIEVDIATALLLSVVASICACGASGVAGGSLLLIPLACSMFGISNDIAMQVVAVGFIIGVLQDSAETALNSSTDVIFTAAVCQAEDAKLAEKERLNLL; from the coding sequence ATGGCAACTCAACACTCTCGTTTTTTGCAGTACATTACCCACGGCAGCCTGGTTAAACAAATTCTTCTGGGGCTTGCGGCTGGTATTATTCTGGCTTCACTGTCCACACAGGCTGCACTGGCGGCTGGCTTATTGGGAACGCTGTTCGTCGGCGCATTGAAAGCCGTCGCCCCCATTCTGGTTTTGATGCTGGTCATGGCATCTATCGCCAACCACCAACAAGGGCAGAAAACCAATATCCGCCCGATCCTGTATCTCTACCTCATCGGCACCTTCTCTGCGGCCTTCATTGCCGTCGTGTTGAGTATCACGTTTCCCTCTACGCTAGCACTGAGTGCGCAAGCTACTGACATCACACCACCGTCAGGGATTGTCGAAGTATTAAAAGGCCTGTTGATGAGTGTTGTCGCTAACCCGATTCACGCTCTGCTCAATGCCAACTACATCGGTATTCTGGTGTGGGCTGTAGGTCTGGGGTTAGCTTTCCGTCATGGGTCAGCTTCCACAAAGAACCTGATCAGCGATGCATCTCATGCCGTAACAGCTATCGTGCGTGTCGTGATCCGCTTCGCACCGCTGGGGATCTTTGGTCTGGTCGCCTCAACGCTGGCGGAAACCGGCTTCGGTGCACTGTGGGGCTACGCCCACCTGCTGATGGTGTTGATCGGTGGTATGTTGCTGGTTGCGCTGGTGATCAACCCGCTGATCGTCTACTGGAAGATTCGCAGTAACCCTTATCCGCTGGTGCTGCGCTGTCTGCGTGAAAGCGGCGTGACCGCCTTCTTTACCCGTAGCTCTGCCGCCAACATTCCGGTGAATATGGAACTGTGCCGCAAATTAAACCTGAATGAAGATAGCTACTCAGTCGCCATTCCGCTGGGTGCGACCATTAATATGGCGGGTGCAGCTATTACGGTCACTGTTTTAACACTGGCGGCCGTTCATACGCTAGGGATTGAAGTGGATATCGCTACCGCATTATTACTGAGCGTGGTGGCATCTATCTGTGCCTGTGGCGCATCGGGTGTGGCGGGTGGCTCACTGCTGTTGATCCCGCTTGCGTGCAGCATGTTCGGTATCTCCAATGATATCGCCATGCAGGTGGTTGCGGTTGGCTTCATCATCGGCGTATTGCAGGACTCTGCGGAAACCGCGCTCAACTCCTCAACAGACGTGATCTTCACAGCAGCGGTATGCCAGGCGGAAGACGCCAAGCTGGCGGAAAAAGAACGTTTGAATCTGCTGTAA
- a CDS encoding TerC family protein: MHTIGTPWLWGSFAAIVIVMLAIDLLYQGRKGSTVMTFKQAAVWSIIWVTLSLLFNAGFWWYLDGTMGREVANAQSLAFLTGYLIEKALAVDNVFVWLMLFGYFAVPPQYQRRVLIYGVLGAIVLRTLMVFGGSWLVTQFQWLLYVFGAFLLFTGLKMALAKEDGGAIGDKPLVRWLRSRLRMTDSIENEKFFVRRNGILYATPLFLVLIMVEISDVIFAVDSIPAIFAVTTDPFIVLTSNLFAILGLRAMYFLLAGVAERFSLLKYGLAVILIFIGTKMMLIDIFHIPVAVSLSVVANILIITMLINVWVNKRAGR, encoded by the coding sequence ATGCACACCATCGGCACGCCATGGTTATGGGGCAGCTTCGCTGCCATTGTTATAGTGATGCTGGCCATAGACCTGCTCTATCAAGGGCGCAAAGGGTCGACGGTAATGACGTTCAAACAGGCTGCCGTCTGGTCTATCATCTGGGTCACGCTCTCTCTGCTGTTCAACGCCGGTTTCTGGTGGTATCTGGATGGCACGATGGGTCGCGAGGTGGCCAACGCCCAGTCGCTGGCCTTTCTGACCGGCTATTTGATCGAGAAAGCGCTTGCCGTCGATAACGTCTTCGTCTGGCTGATGCTATTCGGCTACTTCGCCGTTCCCCCGCAATACCAACGTCGCGTGCTGATTTACGGCGTGTTGGGTGCCATCGTTCTCAGAACGCTGATGGTGTTTGGCGGCAGTTGGCTCGTCACGCAGTTCCAGTGGCTGCTCTACGTGTTCGGCGCGTTCCTGCTGTTCACCGGCCTTAAAATGGCGCTGGCGAAAGAAGATGGCGGCGCGATCGGCGACAAGCCGCTGGTGCGCTGGCTGCGTAGTCGTCTGCGCATGACGGATAGCATCGAGAATGAAAAATTCTTCGTCCGTCGTAATGGCATCCTGTATGCCACGCCGCTGTTTCTAGTGCTGATTATGGTTGAAATCAGTGACGTGATTTTCGCCGTAGACAGTATCCCAGCTATTTTCGCCGTCACGACCGATCCCTTTATCGTGTTGACATCGAACCTGTTCGCTATTCTGGGCCTGCGTGCGATGTACTTCCTGCTGGCTGGCGTGGCTGAACGCTTCTCGCTGTTGAAATATGGTCTGGCTGTCATTCTGATCTTCATCGGTACCAAGATGATGCTCATCGACATTTTCCATATTCCGGTGGCCGTTTCTCTGAGCGTTGTTGCCAATATTTTGATTATCACTATGCTGATCAACGTCTGGGTGAACAAACGCGCCGGGCGTTAA
- a CDS encoding Gfo/Idh/MocA family protein translates to MIRFAIVGTSWITRQFVDAAHETGKLKLTAIYSRTAEKAQPFQADYMVDTLFDSLETIAKSDLIDAVYLASPNSLHCEQALLFLSHGKHVICEKPLASNHYEAEQMIACARENQVVLFEAFKTASLPNFSVIQQSLPKVGRLRKVVLNYCQYSSRYPRYLAGENPNTFNPAFSNGSIMDIGYYCLAFAVALWGEPCTTQASATLLESGVDAHGSVVLHYGDFDVTIVHSKVSHSAVPSEIQGEDGSLVIEKVSECHNVKFIPRGGKQVDLSQPQHINSMLYEAEAFATLVNDNDINHAELARSRTVAGLLTEIRRQTGVVFPADAATPRNAE, encoded by the coding sequence ATGATTCGCTTCGCCATTGTCGGAACCAGTTGGATCACCCGCCAGTTTGTTGATGCCGCCCACGAAACCGGCAAACTGAAGCTCACCGCCATCTATTCACGTACGGCAGAAAAAGCGCAGCCGTTTCAAGCCGATTACATGGTGGATACGCTGTTTGATTCACTGGAAACCATAGCGAAATCCGATCTTATCGACGCCGTGTATCTGGCCAGCCCGAATTCCCTGCATTGCGAGCAGGCTTTGCTCTTCCTGAGCCACGGCAAACATGTCATCTGCGAAAAACCGCTGGCTTCTAACCACTATGAAGCCGAACAAATGATCGCCTGTGCCAGAGAAAATCAGGTCGTGCTATTTGAGGCGTTCAAAACCGCCAGTCTGCCCAATTTTAGCGTGATCCAGCAATCGCTGCCGAAAGTCGGCAGACTGCGTAAAGTGGTGCTGAATTACTGTCAGTATTCCTCACGCTACCCGCGCTATTTGGCCGGCGAGAACCCCAACACGTTCAATCCGGCGTTTTCCAACGGTTCCATCATGGATATCGGCTACTACTGTCTGGCCTTCGCCGTGGCGCTGTGGGGGGAACCGTGTACCACGCAGGCCAGCGCGACGCTGCTGGAAAGCGGCGTAGACGCACATGGCAGCGTCGTCCTGCATTACGGCGATTTCGATGTGACCATCGTCCACTCCAAAGTCAGCCACTCCGCTGTCCCCAGTGAAATTCAGGGGGAAGACGGGTCGCTGGTGATTGAAAAAGTGTCCGAATGCCATAACGTGAAATTCATCCCGCGTGGAGGCAAGCAGGTTGATCTCAGCCAGCCGCAGCATATCAACAGTATGCTGTACGAAGCCGAGGCCTTTGCCACGCTGGTCAACGATAACGACATTAACCATGCGGAACTGGCACGTTCGCGTACCGTTGCGGGGCTGCTGACGGAAATTCGCCGCCAAACGGGTGTCGTATTTCCTGCCGATGCCGCGACGCCGAGAAATGCGGAGTAA
- the rlmG gene encoding 23S rRNA (guanine(1835)-N(2))-methyltransferase RlmG, producing MSQLELETCNLTLVRYPQVAENSALQAWDAADEYLLRELATMEIAPGPRLIFNDTFGALACGLQAQSPVSISDSYLSQLATRHNLELNGYDAGAVTLLDSMEALPAAPALVVIKIPKTIALLEHQLRMLRKVVTPQTRIIAGAKARDIHTSTLQLFERVMGPTKTSLAWKKARLVHCEWAELKVSEQSLTTEWELDGYGYRIQNHANVYSRNGLDIGARFFMQHLPEQIDGKIIDLGCGNGVIGLAALEANPEATVGFFDESYMAVASSQINVEVNRPQDIERCSFVVNHGLARVKRDTLQAVLCNPPFHQQQAVTDEIAWQMFMDARRCLQVGGELRIVGNRHLDYFHKLKRLFGNCETLASNTKFAVLRAVKTGSSR from the coding sequence ATGAGCCAACTCGAATTGGAAACGTGCAACCTGACGTTGGTGCGTTACCCTCAGGTCGCTGAAAACTCGGCGCTACAGGCGTGGGATGCCGCAGATGAATATCTGCTGCGTGAACTGGCTACCATGGAAATCGCGCCGGGCCCGCGCCTGATTTTCAATGATACGTTTGGTGCGCTGGCCTGCGGTTTACAGGCGCAATCGCCCGTCAGTATCAGCGACTCTTACCTGAGCCAACTGGCGACGCGACATAATCTGGAGTTGAACGGTTATGATGCTGGTGCGGTAACGCTGTTGGATAGCATGGAGGCGTTACCCGCTGCGCCCGCGCTGGTGGTGATAAAAATCCCCAAAACGATCGCGCTGTTGGAACACCAGTTGAGAATGTTGCGTAAGGTCGTTACGCCGCAAACGCGCATCATCGCCGGGGCGAAGGCTCGGGATATTCATACCTCTACACTGCAACTGTTTGAACGCGTGATGGGGCCGACGAAAACCTCGCTGGCCTGGAAAAAGGCGCGTCTGGTTCACTGTGAGTGGGCGGAACTAAAAGTCAGTGAGCAGTCACTTACTACTGAGTGGGAGCTGGATGGTTACGGCTATCGCATTCAAAACCATGCCAACGTGTATTCGCGTAATGGGTTGGATATCGGCGCACGTTTCTTTATGCAGCATTTGCCGGAACAGATAGACGGTAAGATCATCGATCTCGGCTGTGGCAACGGCGTTATTGGGCTGGCGGCACTGGAAGCCAACCCAGAGGCTACCGTCGGCTTCTTTGATGAATCCTACATGGCGGTGGCATCAAGCCAGATCAACGTTGAAGTCAACCGCCCGCAGGATATCGAGCGCTGTAGCTTCGTGGTGAACCACGGATTGGCTCGCGTTAAGCGTGATACGTTGCAGGCCGTATTGTGTAATCCGCCATTCCATCAGCAGCAGGCCGTGACGGACGAAATCGCCTGGCAGATGTTTATGGATGCCCGTCGCTGCCTTCAGGTCGGCGGAGAACTGCGCATCGTGGGGAATCGCCATCTGGATTATTTCCATAAGCTGAAGCGTCTATTCGGTAACTGTGAAACCCTTGCCAGTAACACGAAGTTCGCGGTACTGCGCGCGGTGAAAACGGGGTCGTCCCGCTAA